The Candidatus Hydrogenedentota bacterium genome includes a window with the following:
- a CDS encoding DUF423 domain-containing protein: MRNGWLSAAGTLGALGVILGAFGAHGLKSRLPEDLLVTFEIGVRYHMYHAIALLAVALLAPAHTNNRWLGRACWAWLTGIIIFSGSLYALALTNTRWLGAITPIGGVAFIIGWAFLVAGGLNANRNRNS, encoded by the coding sequence ATGCGAAACGGTTGGCTTTCTGCCGCGGGGACCCTCGGCGCCTTGGGCGTGATTCTCGGCGCATTCGGCGCACACGGCCTCAAGTCCCGTCTGCCCGAAGACCTCCTCGTCACTTTTGAAATTGGCGTGCGGTATCACATGTATCATGCGATTGCCCTGCTCGCCGTCGCGCTGCTTGCGCCGGCGCACACGAACAACCGCTGGCTCGGGCGCGCGTGCTGGGCATGGCTGACCGGCATCATCATTTTTTCCGGAAGTCTCTACGCACTCGCATTGACGAACACACGCTGGCTCGGCGCCATCACGCCGATCGGCGGTGTCGCGTTCATAATCGGATGGGCATTTCTCGTCGCGGGCGGCCTAAACGCGAACCGAAATCGCAACTCGTAA
- a CDS encoding molybdenum cofactor carrier: MVERIVSGGQSGVDRGALDFALAHGLPCGGWCPNGRIAEDGRIPPLYPVCETPSSDYVERTAWNVRDSDGTLIITWGEPTEGTAFTVDCAVQQRKPHFVWDMDADCGADRVAAWLRQNDIRTLNVAGPRESKHPGAHAATRAALERVFDLLDSH, translated from the coding sequence ATGGTCGAACGAATCGTCTCCGGGGGGCAGTCCGGGGTCGACCGGGGCGCGCTCGATTTCGCGCTTGCGCACGGTCTGCCATGTGGGGGCTGGTGTCCCAACGGCCGTATTGCCGAGGACGGACGCATTCCACCGTTATATCCGGTTTGCGAGACGCCATCTTCGGACTACGTGGAACGCACGGCATGGAATGTCCGCGACTCGGACGGAACGTTGATCATCACGTGGGGAGAGCCTACGGAGGGGACCGCGTTCACGGTGGATTGTGCCGTGCAGCAGCGTAAGCCGCACTTCGTGTGGGACATGGACGCGGATTGCGGCGCCGACCGCGTGGCGGCGTGGTTGCGGCAGAATGACATCCGAACGTTGAATGTGGCGGGCCCGCGCGAAAGTAAACATCCGGGCGCGCACGCTGCTACGCGTGCCGCGTTGGAGCGAGTGTTCGACCTATTGGACTCACATTGA